The genomic region GCCCGCGACAATCGCCAGATGGTCATGCTCGGCTATTCCGACAGCGCCAAGGATGGCGGCATCGTCGCTTCGCGCTGGGCGTTGCAGCAGACCCAGATCGCGCTGACCCAGCTCGCGCACGAGAGCGGCATCCGCATCGCCTTCTTCCATGGCCGCGGCGGCTCGATCAGTCGCGGCGGCGGCAAGACCGAGCGTGCGGTGATCGCCGCACCGCGCGGTTCGGTCGACGGCATCCTGCGCCTGACCGAGCAGGGCGAGGTGATCCATCGCAAGTACGGCATCCGCGCGATCGCTTTGCGCAACCTCGAGCAGACCACCGGCGCGGTGCTGCGCGCGACCCTGCGCCCGCGCCCGCCCGAACCGCGAGAGGAGGGCTGGCGCAGGATCGCCGCCGAACTTGCCGACGACGCCCGCGCCCGTTACCGCGCGCTGGTCCACGAGCATCCTGATTTCCCGGCCTACTTCCGCGCCGCCACCCCGATCGACGTGATCGAGCGCCTGCGCATCGGTTCGCGCCCGAGCAAGCGCCCCAGCGGCGACAAGGCGCCCGGCATCGGCTCGCTGCGCGCGATCCCGTGGGTGTTCGCCTGGGCGCAGAACCGCGCCGGCCTGACCGCCTGGTACGGCGTCGGCACCGCGTTGCAAAAAGCGCTCGGCACCCACGGCCGCGACACCCTCGCCGAGATGGCCCGCGACTGGCCGTACTTCGGCACCCTGGTCGACGACGTCGAGATGGTGCTGGCCAAGTCCGACCCGGCCATCTTCGAGCGCTACTCGCAACTGGCCGGCGACCTGCACGACCGGCTGCACCCCGGTATCGCCGAAGAGTTCGAACGCACCCGCGACGCGGTACTTGCGATCAAGGGCGAGGACGACCTGCTCGCCCACGACCATCGCCTGCGCCAGTCGATCCGCCTGCGCAACCCCTACATCGACCCGATCAGCCTGCTCCAGGTCGACCTGCTCGCCCGCTGGCGCAACGCCGGCCGCCCCGACGACGCACGCCTGCAGGCCCTGGTGGCGACGGTGAACGGGATTTCGGCGGGGATCCAGAACACCGGGTAAGTAGCGATGTCAGCGTCGATCCCGTTGCTGATTGCGGTTGCCGTCCTGTGGGGAGCGATCGTGGCGTTGCCCGAGCGCGTGCGTCTTCGCGGCGATCGCATCGTTGTCCGTCGTGGTCTGCGCTTGGAATCGATTGCAGTGGCCGACATCCGAGCGATCCGTTTCCACTACCACGCCGTGGTCGGTTTTGTCAGCGTATGGGAGCTTGTGTCCCGTCATGGATGCAGTCTCATGATCGAAGGGAGGGCATGGGGCGCGCGTAGCGTGCTGGGGGCGCTGGAAGTGCGACTGCCCGGCTTTTCCCTGCAGGAATTGGATCGACAGTTCGAACAGGGGGATGTCGAGGACACTCTCGAACTCTGGCGCTTGCCTCGTTCCGGGTAGCTGCGGGTACCACGCCAGTTCCAGCACCGGCTCCACTCTGGAATCAGCGCGCCGGCAAGTTGACCTAGAATCGGCGCATGGACAAAACGGAATCGTTCGAGAAGCCGCGCTGGCTGCGCGACCTGCTGCGCTTCCTGCCGCTCAAGAGCCAGTTCGTGCTGTCGGGCAACGTGCGCGATCTACAAGCGTCGGAAGTCGCGCCGGAGGTGGTGGCAGCGCAGCCGTTCGAGCTGTGCCTGCGTGATGCGCTGCGCGAGGCAGGTGTGCGCCACGTGCTGATGTGGAGCCCGCTGGCCGGTTTCGAGGTGCTGGACCGGCCGGGCGAGGATGCGGCGGAGGGGCGGGCGCTGCTGCGTGCCCTGGGACTGGTGGCGGGCGAGGCGGGCACGCCGGCCGGGATCGATTTGCTGGGCGCGACCTTGCAGCGGCTGGTCGAGCATCCCGGCGAGCCGGTGGCGCTGGTGGTCGACTTCGCCTCGCGGCTGGTGGTGCGCAACGACAGCCTCAGCGAGGCCGAGCACCGTATGTTCACCCAGGCCCTGGTGTTGTCGCACCGCGCCCGCAGCCGTCCGGCGGGGCCGGAGCGCCGGCCGTTCTTCAACAACGTGTTCTGGGTGGTGGAAAAGGAAGGCGACCTGCCCGACTGGCTGACCGTGGGCAATCCCCGGCTCCGTCATGTGCCGGTGTCGCGGCCCGACCAGCAGATCCGTCGCGCGCTGGTGCCCGGTCTGCTGCGCGGTCTTGCCGATGCCGGCACGCTTGATGCCAGCCGGTTGCAGCAGGCGGGGCAGGACTTCGTCGAGAGCACCGAGGGCCTGTTGCTGGCCGACCTGCATGCCATCGCCCAGCTGGCGCGGGTGGAAGCCTTGCCGGTGACCCGCATCGGCGATGCGGTGCGCCGCTACAAGGTCGGCGTGACCGAAGACCCCTGGCTGCGCCTGGACCGCGCGCGCATCCGCAACGCCGATGCCTTCATCCATAGGCGAGTCAAGGGACAGGACCATGCCGTGATCCACATGCTCGACCTGATCAAGCGGGCGGTGACCGGCGTCGGCGGCAGCCGCAAGGGCAACCGGCCGCGCGGCGTCGCCTTCCTCGCCGGGCCGACCGGTGTCGGCAAGACCGAACTGGCCAAGACCGTCACCCAGCTGCTGTTCGGCGACGAGGGCGCCTACATCCGCTTCGACATGTCCGAGTTCAGCGCCGAGCATGCCGACCAACGCCTGCTCGGCGCGCCACCGGGCTATGTCGGTTACGACGTCGGCGGCGAGCTGACCAATGCCATCCGCGAGAAGCCATTCAGCGTGGTGCTGTTCGACGAGATCGAGAAGGCGCACCCGCGCATCCTCGACAAGTTCCTGCAGATCCTCGACGACGGCGTGCTGACCTCGGGACGCGGCGACCGGGTGTACTTCTCCGAAAGCCTGATCGTATTCACTTCCAATCTCGGCATCTACCGTCTGGACGAAACCGGACAGCGGGTCGCCAACGTCACCCCGGACGCACCGTTCGAACGCGTGCAGGCCAGGATACGGGACGAGATCGAACAGCATTTCAAGCTGGTGTTGAACCGGCCCGAGATCCTCAACCGCATCGGCGAGAACATCATCGTCTTCGATTTCATCCGTCCCGACGTGGGCGGGCAGATCTTCGAACAGATGGTCGAGGCCACGCTGGCCGACCTGTCCGCGCAGTCGTTGCAGGTGGCGCTGGCGCCGCAGGCGCGCGAAAGCCTGCGTGCCCTGTGCCTAGCCGATCTGTCTCACGGCGGCCGCGGCATCCGCAACCAGTTGGAGGCCTGCCTGATCAATCCGCTGGCGCGCAGCCTGTTCGACATGGATGCGGCTGCCGGCGAGGCATTCGAGATCGTCCGGCTCGATGCAGGCGCACTGGAACTGGCGCGGCGGTGACGCAGACGGTTTCGCTTTCGCGCGTGCATTTCCCGGTGACCGCGCTCGGGCCCGGGCGCCGGCTCGGGATCTGGTTCCAGGGCTGCGGCATCCGCTGTCCGGGTTGTGTGTCGGCCGATACATGGGGCCCGGGGCGGCGGCGGATCGAGGTCGAGGCATTGCTCGCGGACATCGTTCCGTGGCTGGCTGAAGCCGATGGCGTGACCGTGTCCGGCGGCGAGCCGTTCGAGCAGTTCGACGCCCTGCGCGCACTGTTGTCCGGCATCCGCGCCCGCAGCGGGGCCGACATCCTGGTCTACAGCGGCCATGAGTTCGAGCAACTGCAACCGATGCTGGCCGGGATGCCCGGCCTGGTCGATGTCCTGATCAGCGGCCCGTACCGGCAGGCGGAGCCGCAGACCTTGCCGCTGCGCGGCAGCGACAACCAGCGACTGCACCGGCTCACCGCACTGGGCGAACAACGCTTCGCCGGCTTCGATGCGCCACGGCAGGGCGCCGCGCCGACGCTCGATGTGATGTTCGATGCCGACGGCAGCGTGTGGATGGCCGGCATCCCGCGTCCGGACGACCTCAAGCGTTTGCGGGCCGTGCTGGAAACGGCCGGGCACCACGCGCGAACCAGTCAGCACAACCCCGGAGCGGCCTGATGGAGCTGATGCGCTGGTGCCCGAGTTGCGAAAGCGAGCGTCCGCTCGACGAGCACTTCTGCGCCGGCATGACCGTAGACGCGCAGGCCTGCGGCTGGGTGCTGGCCGGCGAGCCGATCCATCCGCGCGGCTGGCGGCCGGCACCGGTGGTGACCGAAGAGGAGGCGGTTGCCACACCTCCCGTGCCGGCGGCGGAAGCGCGCTGCGAGAACGGCCACCCGATGGAGCCCGGCGACCTGATCTGCATGGCGTGCGGTGCCGGGCCGGCCGCCGATGCTGCGAATGACCGCACCGATCCTGCGCAGGGAGAGGGGACGGCAGCGGCCGCCGCTGCGGAAACGGTGATCGACGGCTGGCGGCTGCAGGCCCGCATGGCCGAAACCGCCGGCGTGCGCGAGCGTTATTACGCCGAGCATGTCGAGAGTGGACGGCGGGCGGTGCTGACCCTCTACCACGCCGGCGCCGAGCCCGATCCTGACGTGTACGCGGCGGTCTCGCGGCTGCCGCGGCTGCACGTGCCCGAGCTGATCGCCACCGGGCGCTGGGACGATCGGCCCTACGAGGTGATGGAGGCGCTGCCGGGCGGCACCCTGGCCGGGCTGGGCATCCATGCCCGCGACATCGACGCGATCCGCCACGTCCTGCGCGAACTGGGCCGGGCCCTGCATGTCTTTGCCGAGGCCGGCCTGCGCCATCGCGACCTGCGCCCGGCGGCGGTGCTGGTCCGCGAGCGCGAACCGCTGGATCTGGTGATTGGCGGCTTTGGTTCTGCGCGGCTGTCGGACTTCGACCTCGACCTGGTCGCGCCGCTGGAAACCAGCCGCTACATGGCGCCGGAGGCGGTGGCCGGCGGCGTTGCTGCGGCCTCGGACTGGTGGAGCCTGGGCATGCTGCTGCTGGAGCAGGTAACCGCGGGCGAATGCTTCGGCGACATCCATCCCAATGCCTGGCTGATCCACATCCTCAGCCATGGCGTGCCGCTGCCCGACGACCTGCCGCCGCAGCTGGAGTTGCTGTTCCGCGGCCTGCTCGCGCACGACCACCATCAACGCTGGCAGTGGCGCGAGGTCGAAGCCTGGCTGGCGGGCGGATCGCCGCCGGCGCCGCCGCTGCGCGGGCAGGCCGGCGATGACGCGCGTGGCGCCGGCATCGAACTGGGTGGACGCAGCCACCGCAGCGCGCGGCTGTTCGCGCTGGCCGCGGGCGAGCCGCAGCACTGGGAGGAGGCGCTGGAACATCTGCGTCGCGGCGCGCTGGTCACTTGGGCCGAGCAGGCCGGGCTGGAGGCGCAGGCGCTGGCCGCCTTGCGGCACCTGGCGCGGCACGAGGCGCTGGAAGACGACTTCCGGCTGATGCTGGCGCTGACCTGGCTCAATCCCGAGATGCCGCTGATCCGGCGCGGCCGGATCGTCAGCCCCGGCTGGCTGCTCGACCACCCCGAGGAAGGCTGGCAACTGCTTGCCGGCGAAGTCCCCGATCTGCTGGCACGGCGCCAGCCCGATCACTGGCTGCCGAGGATGAAGGCGCGCGCCGAGCGCTTGCGCGAGCGTGCCCGCCACCGCGGCATCGCGCTGGACGAAGCGCAGTTTCGCATTCTCGCCCTGTCCACCTCGCGCGCGCGGCTGGCGGCGCAATGGCAGGCACGGCAATCGTTGCTGCCCGACAGCCCGCATCCGGGCATCCAGTCGCTGGCCGAGCGGGCGATGCTGGATGAGGAAGACCTGGTCGTGCTGCTGGCGGCCGACATCGGCCAGTTCCAGTCCGCCGACCACCTGCTCGATGCCGCGGCCCGCAGCGCGCGCCGCATCGGCATCGGCGGGTTCGAGCGCGAACGGGCTGAGCAGTGGCTGCAACAGGGGCGCCGCGCGATCTGGCAGGCGATCGACCAGCGCCTGCAAGGCTTCGCCAGCTGCGGCATCGGCGAACTCGACGGCTGGGCCGGCCAGTACCGGCTGCAGCGAAGGCTGCCGCTGGCCGATGCGCTGGTGCTGCTGGCACTGCCGGCCGAACGCTGGATCGAGCCCAGGCAGCAGCAGTACATCGCGCAACTGTTCGGCTTCTTCGAGAAGAAGGTCGTCAATGCCGCGCTGCGCGGCCCGCTGGTGCGGATGGGGATCAGCCGCGCCGGCAGCCGCATCGACCTGACCGAACTCGACACCCCGCGACGCCCGGCCGCAACCCTGCTCGATACCCTGCTGCAACGCGGCAACCAGGCGCTGACGCTGGACCCGGCGGTGTTCGAGGAGACCTTGCTGTGGCGACGCCTGCACGCGCTGGAGCGCAACCGCAGCCTGTACCAGCGCGACACCGGCATCGACGGCCTCTACGTCGGCTTCCCGTTCCTGCTGCTGCGCGATCCGCGCGGACACGTCCGCACCCGGATCGCGCCGCTGCTGCTGTGGCCGGCGCGGATGGAGCTGCCGGTCCGCGAGCGCGCCCGGGTCCGCATCGGCTTCGACAGCGGACGCGAGGAAGTGCGCCTGAACCCGGCCCTGGAAGGCCTGCTCGGCCACGACGAGCGCGAGCGCTGGCAGAAGGTGGCCGACGACCTGCTGCAACGCTCGGCCGTGACCGTCGCCGACGTGATGGACGCCTTCGGCATGCTGGCGCCCGCGCGCGAGCGCAGCCTGTCGGCCCTGCCGCCGCTGGATGTCGAACTCGAACCCGGCCAGCAGGCCCTGGCCTGCGCGGCGGTGCTGTTCAACGCCACCTTCATGGGCCAGGCGATCGGCGAGGAGCTGCGCCAGTTGCAGCAGTGCTCGCCCGGTGGCACCGGGCTGGAGATCCTGTTGCGCCTGCGCGAGTACGAAGACAGCGGCGCCGTGCCCCGGCCGGGCGAATCGCAGCGGTTCCTGACCGCGCCGAGCGACCCGTCTCAGGAGGCCGCCGTGCTCGCGGCCGGCAGCGGCCCGGGGCTGGTCATCGAAGGTCCGCCCGGCACCGGCAAGAGCCAGACCATCGTCAACATCGTCGCCGACGCCATCGGCAACGGCCGCAGCCTGCTGCTGGTGTGCCAGAAGCATGCCGCGCTCGAGGTGGTGCACAAGCGGCTGGTCGCCGAAGGGCTCGGCGATCGGGTGGTGATGCTCAACGACGTCAACCGCGATCGCGAGCCGGTCATCCGCGAGGTGCGCGAACAGGCCCTGACGCTACTGCGCAACCCGCCGCCGTTCGCATCGGCCGGCGAACGCGAGCGATTGGCGGCGCGGATCGAAACCCTGGAAGGCGAACTCGATCGCCACCACCAGGCCCTGCACCGCATCGACGACGGCTGCGGCCTGAGCTGGCGGCAATTGCTGGGCGAACTGATCGAGCTCGAAGCGGAAGCGCCGCCGCCGGACTTCCCGGCCCTGCGTCCCTGGCTGGACGCCTTCGATCGCGGCGCGCTGGCGCGGCTGGAAGAGCAGTGCGCACCGCTGATCCGCGGCTGGCTGCCGGCCCGCTTCGAGGGCAGTGCGCTGGCGCAGCTGCGTGCGTTCGCCGCCGATGACACGACCTGTGCCGGCTTCGTGCAGGCCTTCGAGGCGTTCGAACGGGTCGAGGACGCGCGCGAGCAGGTGCTGGCCGACAGCCCGGCTTCGTTCGAAATCGACGACCCGGCGCCGCATCGCCACTGGCTGGCGCAACACGCCGCAGCGCTGCGCGGATTGCGCGACGAACAACGCCGGCGACTGGCGCGCTGGCTGCCGCTGTTTCGCGGCGAGGCGGTCGGCGATGAACTGATCGCCCGCCTGCAGGACATCGTCGGCGCGCTGGAGGCGATCGACGCCGGTCCCTGGCAGCCACAGCTATCGGCCGCGCTGGGCGCCTTGCCCGGGCCGCGCTTCGCCGACATGCATCGGAATGCGCAACGGGCGGTATCGCCGGCCTCGTTCCTGCAACGGCTGAATCCGGCACGCTGGCTCGGCCAGCGCCGCCTGCGTCGCTTCCTGCGCGCGCACGGCGAGACCGGCAACGATGCCACGACCCTTGTGCGCATGGCCGCGGCCGCCGGTCTGGAAGCCGCATGGCGGCCGTTGCGCGAGCGACTGGCGGCGCTGCACCGGCAACTCCAGCTGGACCCACCGTCCGCCGACAGCGGCCCCGGCCTGCTGCTGCAGGCGGCGGAATCGCTGCGCCACCTGCGCGAAACCCGCGAGGCCGCGCACCGGCTGTCCAGCGCACCGCAGCCGTCGCGGGCCGATGCCGCGGCCGGCAGCGACCGTGTCGCACTGGCGCGCTGGCTGGACGAGGTCGAGGCCGCCCTGCGCCGGCAGGCCGCTCGCGAAGCCAGCCTGCAGACACTGACCGTCCTGCAACCGTGGCTGCAGGACACGCTGGCCGCGCAACTGCGCGATCACATCCGTAACAACACCGGGACCGCCCTGCTGCGCGGCCCCATCCACGACGCATTGCCGAGCCTGGCCGCCTACCAGAGGTTCCGTGTCCGCGCCGCACATCTGGACGAAGATGCATTTGCCCTGCTGGCACGGTTGCGGCCCTTGCAGGCGCAACTGGATGCGATCGCGCCGGAGCGACTGGAGGCGACCTGCCGCCGTCTGCTCAACCGCGAGGCGCGGCTGGCGTGGAAGCTGGCGATCGAACAGCAACACCCCGAATTGTTGCTCGATGACGAGGAGTTCTCCCGCCGCATCGAGCAACTGGCCGAAGCCGACGCGCGCATGCGCGCGCTCAACCGCGCGCATCTGGCCGGCCTGATCGATCTTGGCCGGTTCGGCTCGGTTCGCCAATGGGAGGACATTTCCCGCCTGCGCGGCGCTCGCGCCCGGCGCCTGCGCGAGTTCGTCGAGGAAGGCGCGGCAATCGGCCTGATGCAGCTGCGGCCGGTCTGGCTGATGAATCCCGACGTCGCCAGCCGGGTGCTGCCGTTGCAGCCGGGCCTGTTCGACATCGTCGTCTACGACGAAGCCTCGCAGATGCCGGTCGAGTACGCCCTGCCCACGCTCTATCGCGGCCGCACCGTGGTGGTCAGCGGCGACGAAAAGCAGATGCCACCCAGCGCATTCTTTTCCAGCCGGGTCGAGGACGAGGAGGACGAACTCGACGAGCTGGACGAACTCGACGAGGACGCCTTGCGCGAGGCGCGCGAACACAGCGGCAACCTGCGCGAGATCAAGGACTGCCCCGACCTGTTGCAGCTCGCCCGCGGCAGCCTGCCGGGCACGATCCTGCAGGTCCACTACCGTTCCGTCTATCGCGAACTGATCGGCTACTCCAACGCCGCCTTCTACCGTGGCCGCCTGCACGTGCCGGCGCGCCATCCGCAGCAGACCGTACGTGCGTGGCGGCCGCTGGATTGGCACCAGGTCGATGGCGTGTATGCGCAGCAGACCAATGCCGACGAGGCGCGTGCGGTGGTCGAATGGCTGGCCGGACTGTGGCAGCGCCCGGCCGACGCGCGCCCCTCGGTCGGTGTGGTGACCTTCAACAGCAAGCAGGCCGACCTGATCGAGGAGCTGATCGAGCAGCGCGCCGAGACCGATGCCAACTTCGCCCAGGCCTGGAACCTGGAGCGCGAACGCCTGCAGGACGGCGAGGACATGGCCGTGTTCGTCAAGAACGTGGAAAACGTCCAGGGCGACGAGCGCGACGTGATCGTGTTCTCAACCACCTTCGGCCGCGATCCGCGCGGTGTGTTCCGGCGCAACTTCGGCGTGCTCGGCCAGGCTGGTGGCGAGCGGCGCCTGAACGTGGCGGTGACCCGTGCACGGCAGAAGATGCTGGTGATGAGCTCGATGCCGGTCGCGGACGTATCCGACTTCCTCGCCACCCGGCGCCCGCCGGCCACGCCGCGCGACTATCTGCAGGGCTGGCTGGCCTATGCGCGGATGATCAGCGGCGGCGATTTCGCCGGCGCGAAGGGCCTGCTCGACCGCCTGCGCCGCGGCCGCGACGAGGCCGGAGCGGACGGGTCGCGTACCGATGACGGTTTCCATCGCGCGGTCGAGGCGTACATCCGTTCGCTGGGGCATGAGCCGGTGGCGGCAGGGGGTGAGGATGCGTTCGCGCTCGACTTCGCCATCGAAGACCCGGCGACCGGGCTGTACGCGATCGGCATCGAGTGCGACAGTCCATGTCATTCGCTGCTCGCGCACGCGCGGGCGCGCGAGATCTGGCGCCCGCAGATACTGGGCCGGACCATCGTCCGGCGTCATCGTGTCTCGGCCCGGCACTGGTACCACGATCCGGCGGCGGCACAGGCCGAGCTTACCGAGGCGATCGCGGGCGCATTGAAAGGAGATGGACGATGAGCGGCCCCAAGGTGGTCACGGTCAAGACCCGTGCGCAGTTGCGCGCCGAGTGCCTGCGCCGGTTGCGGCAGGTGGAGCGTGCCGCGGAACTTTGGCTGGAGCGGGTCGAGGCGCTGGGCGAGGCTGACGAGAGCGTGCGTGCCGCGATGGCCGAGCGCATCACCGCATTGCGAGCGATGTCGGACGAGTCCGGTTTTGGCGACGGTGCGCTCAGTGGGGAGCGTTCGGCAAAGTACGCACGCCAGGTCGCCGCCATGCACCGTGCGGCGGACGAGGAGCTGGCCTTCCTGCGCGAAGACCTTGCCGAACGCGAGCTGCGTCTGGTCGAACGCGCCGCCGATGCGAAAACGACCCGGCGCCGGCGACGCGAGCACCGCAAGCAGCTGTTGCAGGCGCTGTCGGCACAAACGTCCGATGCCGCGACCGCGCTGGCCGAGCGTGTGCGTGCGGCCGGCGAAGGCGATGGGCTGGACGCGATGCTGGGCGAAGGTTTCGCCTGGCTCTCGCGCAATGCCGATACCGCGACCGGAACCGAAGCAGGACTGAGCGACGCCCAGCGAGAGCTGGCCGAAGCGCTGAAATCCGGCGAAGCGCAGCAAAGCTTCGATCAATGGCGGGCGGCGCAGACCGAGGCCGAGCGCGATCCGCGCCTGCACCGGCTCGACCGCCACGTCGCCGAACTGGAACTGCTGGCCGGCGAAGCGGTCGCCGCCCCGTTCCTGGCGCGGATCGAATCGCTGGAGCGAGAGCCCGATCGCGTCCGCCGCAACCTGCTGCTGGACAGCCTGCTGCTGGACCTGGGCGAGGCCTGCCGGGCCGACGCGCAGTGGCGCCGGCAACGGGCCGAACTCGAACTGCAGATCGCCGATGCCGTTGCCGTGCTCGATCCGGCCGTGGTCGCGGAACTGCGCGATGCGTTCGAGGCGGCCGTGGCCGCGCGCAACCCTGCGCGGATTGCGGCTTTGCAGGCCCGCATCGAGGCGATGATCACCGAGGAGGTCGAAGCGCATGCCGCGCGCAGCTGCCGCCAGGCCGTGCTGGAGGCGCTGGCCGGGCTTGGCTACGAGGTCCATGAAGGCATGGAAACCGCCTGGGCCGAGGACGGCCGTTTGGCGCTGCGCAAGACCGCCACGCCCGGTTACGGGGTCGAGCTGGGCGGCCGCGCCGCCGACGGTCGCATGCAGATGCGCGCGGTGACCTTCGACCGCCAGCGCGACCGGGGGCGCGACCGCGACATCGAAACCCTGTGGTGCACCGACTACCGGCAACTGGAACAACACCTGCACCACACGGGCGGCAGCGTGCGGATCGAGCGCGCACTGGAAGTGGGTGAGGTGCCGTTGAAGGAAATCGGGGCGGAGTCCGCATCGACCCCGCGCGATGCCGTGGCACCGCGCGAACGCAACCGCTAGCTGACAGGCGGTTGAAGAGCAGCGCCATCTTCGTTGCGGGAGTGCCGCCGAAGGCAGTCGGGATCGAAGATGCCCGTCTGCAGGCGCTGGTGGCGACGGTGAACGGGATCTCGGCGGGGATCCAGAACACCGGCTGATCGGGATGCAACGGTCTTGCCCTTGCGAGCATCGGATTCCGTAACGCCATCCCAAGGCTTGCACGCATGCGTCCATTCACCCCGATCCTTGCCTGCCTGATTGCTTTTCTTCCCTTGCTTCACGGCCATGCCGCCCCGCCGGCCGACCCGCGCCAGTACACGGACGGCGTGGCGCGGGTCATCGAGGCGCATTATTTCGATGCCGAGCGCGGTCGCCTCATCGCCGACGAGCTGCGCGACGAGGCTCGCCGTGGCGAGTTCGATGCTTTTCGGGATCGTCACGAACTGGCCACCGCGCTGACTGCCCGCCTGAAACCGCTCGACCGCCACTTTTCCGTCAGCTGGCGGCCGCCGACTGAGGGGACGCCTGCGCCACGCCAGGGCGCCGGTGCGCGGCCATCGCCCGAGGCTTGCGATCGCAAGCGGAACCACGGCATCCGCCGGGTCGAGGTGCTGCCGGGGAAGGTGGGCTATCTCGATCTTCGGCAGTTCGCGCACTTCGAATACGATTGTCCCGGGCAGCCGGCCAGGGATGCGATCGATGCCGCACTGGCGCTGTTGGCGGACGTCGATGCGCTGATCATCGACCTGCGTGCCAACGGCGGCGGCTCCCCGGCGATGGTCGGCTACCTGGCGAGTGCTTTCGTTCCACCGGATGCGGACATCTACAACACGTTCATCAGCCGCTCCGGCACGTCCAGCGAAGCGCCGCGCGAGCCCCATGCCCGGCCACGGCTCGAGCTGCCCCTGTATCTGCTGGTCAGCGCCCGCACCGGGTCGGCCGCCGAATCCTTCGCCTACACCCTCAAGAACGCCGGCCGGGCCGTGGTCGTCGGCGAAGCCACTGCGGGTGCGGCCAACCCGGGCGACGAGTTCGACGCCGGCGACGGTTTCCACGTGTTCGTCTCGACCGGTTCACCGGTGAGCCCGGTCACCGGCGGCAACTGGGAGACCGAAGGCGTGCAGCCCGATGTGGACGGGCCGCCTGCCGACGCGTTGCGCATGGCCCATGCGCGGGCGCTGGAATCGGTGCTGGAAACCGGCCTGCCCGAGGCGACCGGGGCCCGCTGGGCACTGGAGGCATTGCAGGCCGAATCGGCTGCGCCCGCGCCGGCCTCGCTGGCGGATTACACCGGTCGCTACGGTGTAATCGAGATCGAGGCCCGGGAGAGCGGCCTGCTGCTGCGCAACGGCCGCCGCCCGCCGATGCCGCTGCGCCCGCTCGGCGGCGACCTGTTCACGTCGGCCGACGATCCGGGCTTCCGCATCCGTTTCGAACGCGACCCGGACGAGCAGGTGATCGCACTGGAAACACTGAGGCCCGACGGCGGCATTGGCCGTTTCCGTCGCGACGAGTGACGGGCATCGGCTGCAGCCGAACGGGTTCGATCGGGCCACCATTGCCTGTCTTCGTCCGGGAATGGCCGGAACGGACCCGGGGCACCCGTAATCACGGGAGGGGCGTGGCCTTGCGGTCGAAGGCGCCTTCTGCAGGCGCCGCGCCAGTGGCGATGGTGGAGCGGGATTTCGGCGGGGATACAGAACACCGGCTGATGACGGAATCAGCCGGCTGGGCCATGCCCGCCATCCAGTTCGCGCATGAGAAAGTCGATGAAGACGCGCAGGCGCAGCGGCATGTGGCGGGTGCCGGGGTACACCACCGAGAAGGGCCGCGAACGGCCGCCGAATGGCTGCAGAACCTCGACCAGGCGGCCATCACGCAACTCCTCTTCCACGATGAAGCGGTAGGTCTGGACAAGCCCCGCGCCGCTGCC from Lysobacter alkalisoli harbors:
- a CDS encoding phosphoenolpyruvate carboxylase yields the protein MKSSAIFVAGVPPKAVGIEDARLQALVATVNGISAGIQNTG
- a CDS encoding AAA domain-containing protein, producing MELMRWCPSCESERPLDEHFCAGMTVDAQACGWVLAGEPIHPRGWRPAPVVTEEEAVATPPVPAAEARCENGHPMEPGDLICMACGAGPAADAANDRTDPAQGEGTAAAAAAETVIDGWRLQARMAETAGVRERYYAEHVESGRRAVLTLYHAGAEPDPDVYAAVSRLPRLHVPELIATGRWDDRPYEVMEALPGGTLAGLGIHARDIDAIRHVLRELGRALHVFAEAGLRHRDLRPAAVLVREREPLDLVIGGFGSARLSDFDLDLVAPLETSRYMAPEAVAGGVAAASDWWSLGMLLLEQVTAGECFGDIHPNAWLIHILSHGVPLPDDLPPQLELLFRGLLAHDHHQRWQWREVEAWLAGGSPPAPPLRGQAGDDARGAGIELGGRSHRSARLFALAAGEPQHWEEALEHLRRGALVTWAEQAGLEAQALAALRHLARHEALEDDFRLMLALTWLNPEMPLIRRGRIVSPGWLLDHPEEGWQLLAGEVPDLLARRQPDHWLPRMKARAERLRERARHRGIALDEAQFRILALSTSRARLAAQWQARQSLLPDSPHPGIQSLAERAMLDEEDLVVLLAADIGQFQSADHLLDAAARSARRIGIGGFERERAEQWLQQGRRAIWQAIDQRLQGFASCGIGELDGWAGQYRLQRRLPLADALVLLALPAERWIEPRQQQYIAQLFGFFEKKVVNAALRGPLVRMGISRAGSRIDLTELDTPRRPAATLLDTLLQRGNQALTLDPAVFEETLLWRRLHALERNRSLYQRDTGIDGLYVGFPFLLLRDPRGHVRTRIAPLLLWPARMELPVRERARVRIGFDSGREEVRLNPALEGLLGHDERERWQKVADDLLQRSAVTVADVMDAFGMLAPARERSLSALPPLDVELEPGQQALACAAVLFNATFMGQAIGEELRQLQQCSPGGTGLEILLRLREYEDSGAVPRPGESQRFLTAPSDPSQEAAVLAAGSGPGLVIEGPPGTGKSQTIVNIVADAIGNGRSLLLVCQKHAALEVVHKRLVAEGLGDRVVMLNDVNRDREPVIREVREQALTLLRNPPPFASAGERERLAARIETLEGELDRHHQALHRIDDGCGLSWRQLLGELIELEAEAPPPDFPALRPWLDAFDRGALARLEEQCAPLIRGWLPARFEGSALAQLRAFAADDTTCAGFVQAFEAFERVEDAREQVLADSPASFEIDDPAPHRHWLAQHAAALRGLRDEQRRRLARWLPLFRGEAVGDELIARLQDIVGALEAIDAGPWQPQLSAALGALPGPRFADMHRNAQRAVSPASFLQRLNPARWLGQRRLRRFLRAHGETGNDATTLVRMAAAAGLEAAWRPLRERLAALHRQLQLDPPSADSGPGLLLQAAESLRHLRETREAAHRLSSAPQPSRADAAAGSDRVALARWLDEVEAALRRQAAREASLQTLTVLQPWLQDTLAAQLRDHIRNNTGTALLRGPIHDALPSLAAYQRFRVRAAHLDEDAFALLARLRPLQAQLDAIAPERLEATCRRLLNREARLAWKLAIEQQHPELLLDDEEFSRRIEQLAEADARMRALNRAHLAGLIDLGRFGSVRQWEDISRLRGARARRLREFVEEGAAIGLMQLRPVWLMNPDVASRVLPLQPGLFDIVVYDEASQMPVEYALPTLYRGRTVVVSGDEKQMPPSAFFSSRVEDEEDELDELDELDEDALREAREHSGNLREIKDCPDLLQLARGSLPGTILQVHYRSVYRELIGYSNAAFYRGRLHVPARHPQQTVRAWRPLDWHQVDGVYAQQTNADEARAVVEWLAGLWQRPADARPSVGVVTFNSKQADLIEELIEQRAETDANFAQAWNLERERLQDGEDMAVFVKNVENVQGDERDVIVFSTTFGRDPRGVFRRNFGVLGQAGGERRLNVAVTRARQKMLVMSSMPVADVSDFLATRRPPATPRDYLQGWLAYARMISGGDFAGAKGLLDRLRRGRDEAGADGSRTDDGFHRAVEAYIRSLGHEPVAAGGEDAFALDFAIEDPATGLYAIGIECDSPCHSLLAHARAREIWRPQILGRTIVRRHRVSARHWYHDPAAAQAELTEAIAGALKGDGR